A part of Helicobacter ibis genomic DNA contains:
- a CDS encoding LysR family transcriptional regulator translates to MLYDFTKLNTLIVVANESNISKASHKLGLSQPAISSQLKFLEKYFNFKIIERKRSGIKLTQDGEKLLKLALKNKKMLNDYQKDQLELLNSKTTLNIATSPYIHKNTMQTYKNTITKYYNNINFYISKDPKNDLINKKCDIAILDNPSNKKTINTRLWLSENFKIVLSNNINIKSNSALSNAQWIIPHKTYIHIPIDDIFVKLSLNIESLKTTYYNNILNISSLIKENSIAIIPNEFTPKIKGKIISSNTFGQKIHREIYIEYYKHQKSPLIENIVNFIIFNS, encoded by the coding sequence ATGCTATACGATTTTACCAAACTCAATACCCTAATCGTAGTCGCTAATGAAAGCAATATATCCAAAGCTTCACATAAGCTAGGATTATCACAACCTGCAATTAGCTCCCAACTAAAATTTTTAGAAAAATACTTTAATTTTAAAATCATAGAAAGAAAAAGAAGTGGCATAAAACTAACACAAGATGGCGAAAAACTGCTAAAACTAGCATTAAAAAATAAAAAAATGTTAAATGATTATCAAAAAGATCAACTAGAGCTATTAAACTCAAAGACAACACTAAATATAGCAACTTCTCCATATATACATAAAAACACGATGCAAACATATAAAAATACCATAACAAAATACTACAACAATATAAATTTCTATATAAGCAAAGACCCAAAAAATGATTTAATAAATAAAAAGTGTGATATAGCAATCTTGGATAATCCAAGTAACAAAAAAACAATCAACACAAGACTATGGCTTTCAGAAAACTTCAAAATAGTGCTATCAAATAACATAAACATAAAAAGCAATAGTGCTTTAAGCAATGCACAATGGATTATTCCACACAAAACCTACATACATATACCAATTGATGATATATTTGTAAAATTGTCCTTAAATATTGAATCTCTAAAGACAACATACTACAATAACATCTTAAACATATCTAGCCTTATAAAAGAGAATAGCATAGCCATAATTCCAAATGAATTTACGCCAAAAATAAAGGGCAAGATAATATCTAGTAATACATTTGGGCAAAAGATTCATAGAGAGATATATATCGAATATTATAAACATCAAAAAAGCCCACTAATAGAGAATATAGTTAATTTTATTATTTTTAATTCTTGA
- a CDS encoding ATP-dependent helicase, producing MKLEILNTLNQNQLEAVKSIDGSLLILAGAGSGKTKTITTRLAYLIDEIGIDPRNTLTLTFTNKAALEMQIRAISMIDSVGIPPLLCTFHKFGLLFLKSNIHHIGRKNSFYVIDSDDVRSMLKKLDKETKGIEIPPKKIASIISNYKNSEISVEMALKNADSLSGDSRFVEESIKVAQIYKQYEEILLDRNVVDFDDLLLLPLDIMQRHKEIAVNLSNHYQYIMVDEFQDTNKIQYKLLKQLCISHSNLCVVGDDDQSIYSWRGANIDNILNFTKDFRAKEIKLEDNYRSTNNILKAANCLISENKKRLGKTLKSTLGDGEEVEVLHLRDEKEEAKKVAKTISKLIQNGIEPKNIAVLFRLNALSRSLEEAFNKEKIPYVLVGTIAFYERKEIKDIISYFRVLVDLNDDTSLLRIINTPKRKIGKTTIQKLQTHAKDNKSSIYQLFKTNNLPPLAPKLKNEIENLFKILETLQDDFEHYSFDEFVNRFEEKIGFLDDLENSNDDIDRVSNVNEFFGLCKDYYKNNTNDSLLDALNELALQSEQENAEKISSENSVSCMSVHSSKGLEFDYVFIIGLEDGFFPLNKEDISLEEERRLAYVAFTRAKSKLYLCHVSSRLYFGGRNDNMKPSIFLKDSNLQDGNKIMVDKNEEFQKGSCVMHKILGYGRILEVNGENVKVNFGGSIKVLRKSFLELV from the coding sequence ATGAAACTTGAAATTTTAAATACATTAAATCAAAATCAACTTGAAGCTGTAAAGTCAATAGATGGTAGCTTACTGATTCTAGCTGGAGCTGGAAGCGGGAAAACAAAGACAATAACAACTCGTTTGGCTTATTTGATTGATGAGATAGGTATAGACCCAAGAAATACGCTTACTCTAACTTTCACTAATAAAGCAGCACTAGAGATGCAAATAAGGGCTATAAGCATGATAGATAGCGTAGGGATTCCGCCACTTTTATGCACATTTCACAAGTTTGGGCTTTTGTTTTTAAAATCTAATATACATCATATAGGTAGAAAAAATAGCTTTTATGTAATTGATAGCGATGATGTAAGGTCTATGCTTAAAAAGCTGGATAAAGAAACAAAAGGAATAGAAATACCACCTAAAAAAATAGCTTCTATCATTTCTAATTACAAAAATTCTGAAATTAGTGTGGAGATGGCATTAAAAAATGCAGATTCTCTAAGTGGAGATTCTAGATTTGTAGAAGAGAGTATAAAGGTTGCTCAAATTTATAAGCAATATGAAGAGATTTTGCTCGATAGAAATGTAGTCGATTTTGATGATTTATTGCTTTTGCCACTAGATATAATGCAAAGACACAAAGAAATAGCAGTAAATCTAAGCAATCATTATCAATACATAATGGTAGATGAGTTTCAAGACACAAATAAGATTCAATACAAACTATTAAAACAATTATGTATTAGTCATAGTAATTTATGCGTTGTTGGCGATGATGATCAAAGTATTTATAGTTGGAGGGGTGCTAATATAGATAATATTTTAAACTTCACAAAAGATTTTAGAGCCAAAGAAATAAAGCTAGAAGATAATTATCGCTCTACAAACAACATACTAAAGGCTGCAAATTGTCTAATAAGTGAAAACAAAAAAAGGCTTGGAAAGACTTTAAAAAGCACGCTTGGAGATGGAGAAGAGGTTGAAGTCTTGCATTTAAGAGACGAAAAAGAAGAAGCAAAAAAAGTAGCAAAAACAATATCAAAACTCATACAAAATGGTATAGAACCAAAAAATATAGCAGTTCTATTTCGACTAAATGCACTATCAAGGTCGCTAGAAGAAGCATTTAATAAAGAAAAGATTCCATATGTCCTTGTTGGAACGATAGCATTTTATGAAAGAAAAGAAATTAAAGATATTATTTCTTATTTTAGAGTGCTAGTTGATTTAAATGATGACACATCTTTACTTAGAATCATAAATACTCCTAAAAGAAAAATAGGAAAAACAACAATACAAAAGCTACAAACACATGCAAAAGATAATAAATCTAGCATATATCAACTATTTAAAACTAATAATTTACCTCCATTAGCTCCAAAATTAAAAAATGAAATTGAAAATTTATTTAAGATTCTAGAAACTTTACAAGATGATTTTGAGCATTATAGTTTTGATGAATTTGTAAATCGTTTTGAAGAAAAAATTGGCTTTTTAGATGATTTAGAAAATTCAAATGATGATATAGATAGGGTTAGTAATGTGAATGAATTTTTTGGATTATGTAAGGATTATTATAAAAATAACACAAATGATTCATTGCTTGATGCATTAAATGAGTTAGCTTTGCAAAGCGAACAAGAAAATGCAGAGAAAATAAGTAGCGAAAATAGTGTATCTTGCATGAGTGTGCATTCTAGCAAGGGTTTAGAATTTGATTATGTTTTTATAATAGGTTTAGAAGATGGGTTTTTCCCGCTAAATAAAGAAGATATATCGCTAGAAGAAGAAAGAAGATTAGCATATGTAGCATTTACTAGAGCAAAGAGTAAGCTGTATTTGTGTCATGTAAGTTCTAGGCTATATTTTGGTGGGCGAAATGATAATATGAAACCATCAATATTTTTAAAAGATAGCAACTTGCAAGATGGCAATAAAATAATGGTAGATAAAAATGAAGAATTTCAAAAAGGCAGTTGCGTTATGCACAAGATTCTAGGATATGGCAGAATCTTAGAAGTAAATGGAGAAAATGTTAAAGTAAATTTTGGTGGTTCTATAAAAGTTTTACGAAAATCATTTTTGGAATTAGTATAG
- the hypD gene encoding hydrogenase formation protein HypD produces the protein MNPYIDIYRDGEKIREVFLAINQISKKLKNPLKIMEVCGGHTHTIMKYSLLQLLPENIEFIHGPGCPVCVMPRGRIDHAYKIASQKDVILLTLGDMIKVPGSFGSLQVARSNGLDVRFIYSPLDILKIAKENKDKKIVYFAIGFETTTPMTAALLNRVIEEKLDNVFFHINHVLVPPPLEVILDSKDCKINALLAPSHVSVITGAKIYESLLDKYHLPIVVCGFEPLDIGESILSIVNQKINNESKINIQYARVVSKDGNLKAQELVDKYFTLRDSFYWRGLGEIPHSALRLKDEYAKYDAEIIFKDYLGGIPKDEHKGCICGEILRGNKKPLDCRLFAKACNPQNPLGSCMVSSEGACAAYYKYGGVSNILNQTK, from the coding sequence ATGAATCCTTATATAGATATTTATAGAGATGGAGAAAAGATAAGAGAGGTTTTTTTAGCCATTAACCAAATATCCAAAAAACTAAAAAATCCTTTAAAAATCATGGAAGTGTGTGGAGGTCATACACATACTATTATGAAGTATTCACTTTTGCAGTTATTACCAGAAAATATAGAGTTTATCCATGGGCCCGGTTGTCCTGTGTGCGTGATGCCTAGAGGCAGAATAGACCATGCATATAAAATAGCATCACAAAAAGATGTAATATTATTAACGCTAGGAGATATGATTAAAGTTCCGGGAAGTTTTGGTTCTCTGCAGGTAGCTAGAAGCAATGGGCTTGATGTAAGATTTATATATTCTCCGCTTGATATATTAAAAATAGCAAAAGAAAACAAAGATAAAAAAATCGTATATTTTGCAATAGGCTTTGAGACTACTACGCCAATGACTGCAGCACTTCTAAATAGAGTAATAGAAGAAAAATTAGATAATGTATTTTTTCATATAAACCATGTTTTAGTGCCGCCACCGCTAGAGGTTATTTTGGATTCTAAAGACTGCAAGATTAATGCACTTCTAGCACCATCACATGTAAGTGTGATAACGGGAGCAAAAATATATGAATCTTTATTAGATAAGTATCATTTACCAATTGTTGTATGCGGGTTTGAGCCACTTGATATAGGAGAGAGTATATTATCGATAGTAAATCAAAAGATAAATAATGAATCTAAAATAAACATACAATATGCAAGAGTTGTAAGTAAAGATGGCAACTTAAAAGCACAAGAATTAGTGGATAAATATTTTACTCTTAGGGATAGTTTTTATTGGCGTGGGTTGGGTGAGATTCCTCATTCTGCATTGAGATTAAAAGATGAATATGCAAAATATGATGCTGAAATTATCTTTAAAGATTATCTAGGTGGAATCCCAAAAGATGAACATAAAGGTTGCATATGTGGAGAGATTCTAAGGGGCAATAAAAAGCCACTTGATTGTAGATTGTTTGCTAAAGCATGTAATCCACAAAATCCACTTGGAAGCTGTATGGTTAGCTCTGAAGGTGCATGTGCTGCATATTATAAATATGGCGGTGTAAGCAATATTTTAAACCAAACAAAGTAG
- a CDS encoding glutathionylspermidine synthase family protein → MKITEVEALSNEDLENLGLEWHTDIDDTPYISNEIIEVTEDEAQRYYDAANELYDMYVEAGQYVIDNDLFFELGIPFNLVEAIKMSWEEEVHWHLYGRFDFAGGLDGKPIKLLEFNADTPTMLYESAIIQWALLKKNGFDESMQFNSLYESLSDNFKRIITLGDDISNFDFVYEGWKILFSSIQGSIEEERSVKLLEVIAREAGFNTSFCYAHEAQLDEHNGLSFNGDNYEFWFKLIPWESIAVDEPDLAMLITTMIRNKNTIFLNPAYTLMFQSKRMMKILWDLFPNHPLLLENSYEMLDKKQVKKHAFGREGESVSILSSSGEILTKSNGNYENYPELYQEFAELNSHNGSFYQANVFYAYEACALGFRKGGEILNNMSKFVSHRII, encoded by the coding sequence ATGAAGATTACAGAAGTTGAAGCTTTAAGTAATGAGGATTTAGAGAATCTAGGATTAGAATGGCATACAGACATCGATGATACTCCATATATTAGCAATGAAATAATAGAGGTTACAGAAGATGAAGCACAAAGATATTATGATGCTGCAAATGAACTCTATGATATGTATGTGGAAGCAGGGCAATATGTAATTGACAATGATTTATTTTTTGAACTAGGGATTCCGTTTAATTTAGTCGAAGCTATAAAAATGAGTTGGGAAGAGGAGGTGCATTGGCATCTTTATGGTAGATTTGATTTTGCAGGTGGGCTAGATGGGAAGCCAATTAAGTTATTGGAGTTTAATGCAGATACTCCTACTATGCTATATGAGAGTGCGATAATCCAATGGGCACTTTTAAAGAAAAATGGCTTTGATGAATCTATGCAGTTTAATAGTTTATATGAATCTTTAAGTGATAACTTTAAGAGAATTATCACTCTTGGTGACGATATTTCAAACTTTGATTTTGTTTATGAAGGTTGGAAGATTCTGTTTTCTAGCATACAAGGTAGCATAGAAGAAGAAAGAAGCGTGAAGTTACTAGAAGTAATTGCAAGGGAAGCTGGATTTAATACTTCATTTTGTTATGCACATGAAGCACAGCTAGATGAGCATAATGGACTTAGTTTCAATGGAGATAATTACGAGTTTTGGTTTAAGCTAATACCATGGGAGAGTATCGCAGTAGATGAGCCAGATTTGGCAATGCTTATTACTACAATGATTAGAAATAAAAATACTATCTTTTTAAATCCAGCATATACACTTATGTTTCAAAGTAAAAGAATGATGAAGATTCTATGGGATTTATTTCCGAATCACCCATTATTGCTTGAGAACTCATATGAAATGCTTGATAAAAAGCAAGTCAAAAAACATGCTTTTGGCAGAGAGGGCGAGAGTGTATCAATTCTATCTAGCAGTGGAGAGATTCTAACTAAAAGCAATGGCAATTATGAAAATTACCCAGAACTTTATCAAGAGTTTGCAGAATTAAACTCACATAATGGTAGCTTCTATCAAGCAAATGTTTTTTATGCATATGAGGCTTGTGCTTTGGGCTTTAGAAAAGGTGGTGAGATATTAAATAATATGTCAAAGTTTGTATCACATAGGATTATTTAG
- a CDS encoding UPF0323 family lipoprotein encodes MINKKFLNKIGDSRIAGIFSKTGLGLVAVLAIVGCNGGENQNSSSSGLEQATKNGAIVTIEEQADGSYKILEETPSSSTRVILREQNGNERILTQEEIDKIIQEESKKIDSGTSQLTNPTGAGLSLGETILASAAGAILGSWIGSKLFNNQNYQSQQRTSYKTPQAYERSQNSFNRNNATNAGRSGFYSPNNNTPNTTNTQNRQNNSNTYGG; translated from the coding sequence ATGATAAATAAAAAATTCTTAAATAAAATAGGAGATTCTAGGATAGCTGGAATATTTAGCAAAACCGGTCTAGGATTAGTGGCTGTTTTGGCTATTGTTGGTTGTAATGGTGGAGAGAATCAAAATTCTTCTTCTAGTGGATTAGAACAAGCCACAAAAAATGGAGCTATAGTAACAATAGAAGAACAAGCAGACGGAAGCTATAAAATACTAGAAGAAACACCAAGTTCTAGTACTAGAGTGATTCTTAGGGAGCAAAACGGCAATGAGAGAATCTTGACGCAAGAGGAGATAGATAAGATAATACAAGAAGAATCTAAAAAGATAGATTCAGGTACTTCACAGCTTACAAACCCAACAGGCGCTGGGTTATCTTTGGGGGAGACGATATTAGCAAGTGCTGCTGGTGCTATACTTGGAAGTTGGATTGGTAGTAAGTTGTTTAATAATCAAAACTATCAATCACAGCAAAGAACGAGCTATAAAACTCCCCAAGCTTATGAGAGATCTCAAAATTCATTTAATAGAAATAATGCAACAAATGCCGGTAGAAGTGGGTTTTATTCCCCAAATAATAATACGCCAAATACTACAAATACTCAAAATAGACAAAATAATTCAAATACATATGGTGGGTAA
- a CDS encoding FeoB-associated Cys-rich membrane protein — translation MIEKIILFGIFILAFGYFTYKLFPKKNNGCGCEDCNCTKEK, via the coding sequence ATGATAGAAAAGATTATATTATTTGGTATTTTTATATTAGCATTTGGATATTTTACTTACAAATTATTCCCTAAAAAAAATAATGGTTGTGGTTGTGAAGATTGTAACTGCACAAAAGAAAAATAA
- a CDS encoding YgjP-like metallopeptidase domain-containing protein: protein MNHIMNNVEFHGFRIKLRRGRGYKNFRLSYRGLDDILLSAPKSSSIKECMKFLEDSKQWLVAHKSTQYTIHKDKIFLFGEWIKSELQVLDEWNRLWLYNDKKIVEFYRLKLQEYISISLPKFSKLLGLYPSDVVYGKSLNTLGSCYTVSKKIRFSLRLSLMPYYVIDSIIIHELTHLEFRGHDCNFWNFVAQHDINLVATKTYLKTNSGLNRYIAKKLFKN from the coding sequence TTGAATCATATTATGAATAATGTGGAATTTCATGGTTTTAGAATAAAACTAAGAAGAGGTAGAGGGTATAAAAATTTTCGTTTAAGCTATAGGGGCTTAGATGATATATTACTTAGTGCGCCAAAGTCTTCTAGTATAAAAGAGTGTATGAAATTTTTAGAAGATTCAAAGCAATGGCTTGTGGCACACAAATCTACGCAATATACAATACATAAAGATAAGATATTTTTGTTTGGAGAATGGATTAAGAGTGAATTACAGGTGTTAGATGAGTGGAATAGGCTTTGGTTATATAATGACAAAAAAATAGTTGAATTTTATAGGTTAAAGTTGCAAGAATATATAAGCATATCATTGCCAAAGTTTAGCAAATTATTGGGGTTATATCCTAGTGATGTTGTATATGGTAAGAGCTTAAATACTCTTGGTAGTTGTTATACAGTAAGTAAGAAAATACGCTTTAGTTTAAGGCTATCTTTAATGCCATATTATGTAATAGATTCTATTATTATCCATGAGCTTACACATTTGGAGTTTAGGGGACATGATTGTAACTTTTGGAACTTTGTAGCACAACATGATATAAATCTAGTAGCTACAAAAACTTATCTAAAAACAAATAGTGGGCTTAATAGATATATAGCTAAAAAATTATTCAAGAATTAA
- a CDS encoding uracil-DNA glycosylase family protein, whose amino-acid sequence MQTLHKALLLKKMYLLQNFGFEYVEPKILQSLQKSFDFKNLGSLCGAINSCTLCKHRNSKAHVGIINSNSRLMFVSLFPILDNENRFTSKGADMLLNIIKKVLNLEIQEVSITSLIKCEMNMTYSKEGFSNCKDYFLKQLEFSNAQKIVCLGSEAYGLLCDVGLRYEESQGRFLKWNGYDLFPTFSISQLLRQPKLKIQAHKEFLTIKGSL is encoded by the coding sequence GTGCAGACACTTCATAAGGCATTACTTTTAAAAAAAATGTATTTATTGCAAAATTTTGGGTTTGAATATGTAGAACCAAAAATATTACAATCATTGCAAAAGAGTTTTGATTTTAAAAATTTGGGTTCTTTATGTGGAGCTATTAATTCATGCACACTTTGTAAGCATAGAAATAGCAAAGCACATGTCGGTATTATAAATAGTAACTCAAGGCTAATGTTTGTTAGTCTTTTTCCAATACTTGATAATGAAAATAGATTCACATCAAAAGGGGCTGACATGCTATTAAATATAATAAAAAAAGTGCTGAATTTAGAAATACAAGAAGTATCAATAACATCTCTTATAAAATGCGAGATGAATATGACTTATAGCAAGGAAGGGTTTAGTAATTGTAAGGATTATTTTTTAAAGCAATTAGAATTTTCTAATGCACAAAAAATAGTGTGTCTTGGAAGTGAAGCTTATGGGTTGTTGTGTGATGTGGGATTAAGATATGAAGAATCTCAAGGGAGATTCTTAAAATGGAATGGATATGACTTATTTCCGACATTTTCTATATCTCAACTTCTAAGACAACCAAAATTAAAAATACAAGCACATAAGGAATTTTTAACAATCAAAGGAAGTTTATGA
- the alaS gene encoding alanine--tRNA ligase — MKQDVRSLYLEFFKNKGHQVYSSMPLVPDDPTLLFTNAGMVQFKDIFTGKIPIPQPNIATSAQLCIRAGGKHNDLENVGYTARHHTLFEMLGNFSFGAYFKEEAIAYAWEFVTEVLGFSKEVLYVTIHEDDDEAFNIWCKHIDSSRIKRMGNKDNFWQMGDTGPCGPCSEIFVDQGEEFCGPEDYFGGDGDRFLEIWNLVFMQYERDESGNLKKLPKPSIDTGMGLERVMALLEGKKSNFDSSLFMPLILKVEDIVGKKYIYESGASYRVIADHARSVAFLLAQGVNFDKEGRGYVLRRILRRAVRHGYLLGIREPFLYRIIDVVCDILGDHYSYLREKREFIKNQCIGEEKRFFETIENGMNLFNKELEKLEKEPQNRLFSGEIAFKLYDTYGFPLDLTQDMLREKGYGVNLDTFEKCMQEQKEQAKASWKGSGDISNSGEFKELIAKYSKNIFVGYESSESTSKILALLDENFKEVTTLNENGYVMLDKTPFYPQGGGPIGDIGSLYVNDKQVAIIKDTRKYFELNISTIVSKAPIHVGDIVHAVVDNNRLEIAKHHSATHLLHKVLRDVLGEHVAQAGSLVEPNRLRFDFTHQSQLSGDELENIEILVNERILKASNQECEIMNIEKAKQKGAMALFGEKYGENVRVITFGDSIELCGGIHVQNTASIGSFYIIKESGVSSGVRRIEAVCGSAAYKYGKDAINEIQQAKEELKAQDLLMGIRKQKELIKSLKSNNSNTTNADFKAEVINNVNLIVSKTDLHDIKPLIDNAKNKYEKVVILLINNEGKIAAGSKNTNVKAGAWVKEVASIMGGGGGGRDDFATAGGKDISKLDEALQKAREFVLECIN; from the coding sequence ATGAAACAAGATGTAAGAAGTCTGTATTTGGAGTTTTTTAAAAATAAAGGTCATCAAGTTTATAGTTCTATGCCTTTGGTGCCAGATGACCCAACTTTGCTATTTACAAATGCGGGTATGGTTCAGTTTAAAGATATTTTTACAGGAAAGATTCCAATACCGCAACCAAATATCGCTACAAGTGCACAACTATGTATTCGTGCTGGTGGTAAGCATAATGACTTAGAAAATGTAGGCTATACAGCAAGACATCATACGCTTTTTGAAATGCTTGGGAATTTTAGCTTTGGTGCTTATTTCAAAGAAGAAGCAATTGCTTATGCATGGGAGTTTGTTACAGAGGTGCTTGGGTTCTCTAAAGAAGTCTTGTATGTAACAATCCATGAAGATGATGATGAAGCTTTTAATATTTGGTGTAAGCATATAGATTCTAGCAGAATTAAAAGAATGGGGAATAAAGATAATTTTTGGCAAATGGGAGATACTGGTCCTTGTGGTCCTTGTAGCGAAATTTTTGTAGATCAAGGTGAAGAGTTTTGCGGACCTGAAGATTACTTTGGTGGAGATGGAGATAGATTCTTAGAGATATGGAATCTCGTGTTTATGCAGTATGAGAGAGATGAGAGTGGGAATTTAAAAAAGCTTCCAAAGCCAAGTATCGATACTGGAATGGGACTAGAGCGTGTAATGGCACTACTAGAAGGCAAAAAGAGCAATTTTGATTCTTCTTTATTTATGCCATTAATTTTAAAAGTAGAAGACATAGTTGGGAAAAAATATATTTATGAGAGTGGAGCAAGTTATAGAGTAATTGCTGATCATGCTAGGTCTGTTGCATTCTTGCTTGCACAAGGTGTGAATTTTGACAAAGAAGGCAGAGGATATGTTTTGCGTAGAATCTTACGCAGAGCAGTTAGGCATGGATATTTGCTTGGTATTAGAGAGCCATTTTTATATCGTATCATAGATGTTGTATGTGATATTTTAGGTGATCATTATAGTTATCTAAGGGAAAAAAGAGAGTTTATAAAGAATCAATGCATAGGCGAAGAGAAGAGATTCTTTGAGACTATTGAAAATGGAATGAATCTCTTTAATAAAGAGCTAGAAAAGCTAGAAAAAGAGCCACAAAACAGACTATTTAGCGGAGAGATTGCTTTTAAGCTTTATGATACTTATGGATTCCCGCTTGATTTAACCCAAGATATGCTAAGAGAAAAGGGATATGGAGTTAATTTAGATACATTTGAAAAATGTATGCAAGAACAAAAAGAGCAAGCAAAGGCGAGCTGGAAGGGAAGTGGAGATATAAGTAATAGCGGAGAGTTTAAAGAATTAATAGCAAAATATAGTAAAAATATTTTTGTTGGCTATGAAAGCTCTGAATCTACTTCTAAGATTCTTGCATTGCTTGATGAAAATTTCAAAGAAGTAACAACGCTAAATGAAAATGGATACGTAATGCTTGATAAAACTCCATTCTATCCTCAAGGAGGAGGTCCTATTGGAGATATTGGAAGCTTGTATGTAAACGATAAACAAGTAGCAATCATAAAAGATACTAGAAAATATTTTGAGCTAAATATATCTACTATTGTATCTAAAGCTCCAATACATGTTGGTGATATCGTTCATGCAGTGGTTGATAATAATAGGCTAGAAATTGCAAAGCATCATAGTGCAACTCATTTGCTTCATAAGGTCCTAAGAGATGTGCTAGGTGAGCATGTAGCACAAGCTGGAAGTTTAGTTGAGCCAAATAGATTGAGGTTTGACTTCACTCATCAAAGTCAGCTAAGCGGTGATGAGCTAGAGAATATAGAAATCTTGGTTAATGAAAGAATACTAAAAGCAAGTAATCAAGAATGCGAAATAATGAATATAGAAAAAGCAAAACAAAAAGGTGCCATGGCACTTTTTGGCGAGAAGTATGGCGAGAATGTAAGAGTGATTACTTTTGGAGATTCAATAGAGCTATGTGGTGGAATCCATGTGCAAAATACTGCTAGTATAGGAAGCTTCTATATTATAAAAGAAAGCGGTGTTAGCAGTGGTGTTAGAAGGATTGAGGCAGTATGTGGCAGTGCTGCATATAAATATGGTAAAGATGCTATAAATGAAATACAACAAGCAAAAGAAGAGCTAAAAGCTCAAGACTTGCTAATGGGTATAAGAAAGCAAAAAGAGCTAATAAAAAGTCTAAAATCAAATAATAGCAACACAACTAATGCAGACTTTAAAGCAGAGGTTATAAACAATGTAAATTTGATAGTCTCTAAAACAGATTTGCATGATATAAAGCCATTAATTGATAATGCTAAAAACAAGTATGAAAAAGTTGTAATTTTGTTAATTAATAATGAAGGTAAAATTGCAGCAGGTAGCAAGAATACAAATGTAAAAGCTGGAGCATGGGTAAAAGAAGTAGCAAGTATTATGGGCGGTGGTGGCGGAGGAAGAGATGACTTTGCTACTGCAGGCGGAAAAGATATAAGCAAACTTGATGAGGCTTTGCAAAAAGCTAGAGAATTTGTGTTAGAATGTATTAATTAA